CCGCAAGCCACCTGCGACGATGCAACGTATAGCGTTGCCGCCTCCCATCTCGAACTGGTGCACCCCTACGTGCGTAGACGGTACTTGCTATGATAACCACGGCAAACCCTTTATTGACAAGGGTTCTGCAGAATTTACCTGCTCTTTCATGCGCTGTGCGCAGTTTATGCCGAAAAGGAACGCGATGTTCGCTCCCATCCCGATAAAAACCCGGCCAGCGTTGGTTTTTGCCAACGTTAGAGCCCAATGACTGGCCCGCTCATTGCCGCGCAGCTTGCATTGCGCGAGGACGGCACCCCTTATTCGCCGCTGTTCAATGATGTCTACCATAGCGCGATGGGAGGTATCGGCCAGGCGCTGCACGTATTCGTTACGGGAAACCGACTGCCCGCCAATTGGCAACACAAAGCGGTGTTTTCGATCGTGGAGACCGGCTTCGGGCTCGGCTTAAACTTTCTCGTCACATGGTCGCAATGGCGCGGCGACCCCTCGCGATGCGATCGGCTACATTTTGTTTCCGTCGAAAAACATCCGTTCAGCCGCGACGATCTTGACACGCTACTCACGCGCCTGCTCGATTCGCATGCCGAACTGGCAGGCCTTGCGCGCGAGCTAGTAAGCGCCTGGCCCATGCTCACGCCCGGCCTCCATCGGCTGGTGTTCGACAACGGACGCGTCACATTGACACTGGCACTGGGCGATGCAGCGCAAATGCTGCCCAAACTGGCCGTGCGCGCCGATGCGTTCTATCTCGACGGCTTCTCGCCGGCCAAGAACGACGCGCTATGGTCGCCCGCCATCTTCAAGGCGCTGGCCAGGATGGCCGAAGTCGGCGCCACGTTCGCCACTTATACCTCGGCCGGCAAGGTCAAAGCCGCGCTCACCGGCGCCGGTTTCGTGCACCGTAAGGCACAGGGCTACGGCGCCAAGCGCGACATGCTGGTCGGTGAATTTGCACCGGCCTACCGGGTCCGACGCCACGAACCGCCGCCGCGCGCTGCCTGGACGCACCGCCATGCGATCGTGGTCGGTGCGGGACTGGCCGGCTGCGCAGTAGCCGAGCGGCTGGCTGCGCGTGGCTGGGCGATCACACTGCTGGAACAGCGCGAAGCACCGGCGAGCGAAGCGTCAGGTAACCCGGCGGGCGTGTTCCATCCGATGATCGCGCGCACGGTGACACCCGCCACGCGGCTCTCGAGTGCGGGCTTTCTGTATGCGCTGCGAGCCTGGCAAACATTGGCCGACGCCGGCCATACGCTGCATTGGCACGCCGGCGGGCTGCTGCAGCTCGCGCAAGACGACGTCGAGGCCGCGGCGTTACGCAACGCCCTCGCCGCGGCCCGACTGCCGACTGGATTCGCCGTCGCGGTGGACCGCGATGCAGCCAGCGCCTACGCTGGCGTCACGCTTGAACGCGGCGGCGTCTGGTTTCCCTATGGCGGATGGATCGCGCCGCCATCGCTGTGCTGCGCCCAATTGGCCGCGGCCCGTACCGCGCTCGCCGCAAACGGCCAAAGCCCGGCGTGGCGCACGCTGTTCGGCGTGCGCGTTGAGCAACTCGTCCATGATGTGGAAGGCTGGCACGCGCTTGATGCAGCGGGCAGGCGGATCGCCACGGCACCCGTCGCGGTCATCGCCAACGCGCACGACGCGGTCCGTCTGTGCCATTTAGCACACGCGCCGGTGCGATCGGCCCGCGGGCAATTGACAATATTGCCACATGCCGCACCGACTTCGCTTCGTGTGCCCGTAATGGGCGATGGCTACGCACTAGCACTGGATAACGGCCGCCTGATGACCGGTGCCAGCTACGACATGGATGACACCGGCTTGGACGAGCGGCGCGCGTCACACGACGAGAATCTCGCCCGCCTGCGCGCGCTAATACCGGGAATTGCGCCGTCAATCGACTGGGCCAAGGTACAGGGGCGGGTGGGCCTACGCTGCGTGGTCAGTGACCGGCTACCCATGGTTGGTCCGCTAGCGGACGAAGCGAATCCGATGGCAGCCGGCGCCTCCCAGTCCGGCGCTCGGCTGCCGGATCTGCAACGGCGCTCTGGCCTGTACGGTGCATTCGCTTATGGTTCACGAGGACTCGTGTGGTCGGCGATAGGCGGCGAATTGCTCGCCAGCCAGATCAACGGCGAGCCTTGGCCCCTGGAGCGGGACCTGGCCGACGCATTGGATCCGGCGCGTTACCTGCTGCGGGCACTGCGCGCTGCAGCTCAGCGATAGAGCGGCGCAGTGACCTGACGCCCGTTCGCGGTTATCCACCTCGTGCTGTGGATAACCGTATGGGTTACTGACGCACGACATGTGGACCCATTCTGGGTAACAGCTGGCTGTGAACTTGCGGTCAGAAAGTTGTTCGGCGAAAGCAGTGCGCGCCACACATTTTTTCCGAAGACTTCTCAGTATGGCAAGTAGATGTTTACAAGAGGTTAACTTAGGTTATCCACAGGTAGAGCACCGCGTTGTTAACTGCTACTACGTTTACATATACGGTAAATCTTAAAACCAACACTCGGTCATGCCAAGTTAGACAAATGGGCGATATGTCAGGATCACCTACACAACACAGCCAGGTTTCGTCATGCATCAAGTCAACTAAATTCACTACTCGCTGTTCTTCGTACGCTGTAAGCAATTGGCCATTACACCCATGCAGTACGGTTTGCTAACCCAGCTGTCGCATGTACTAAGGGTGGTTTGATTACGTGGGAGTCAAGTGAACAAGACCCAGTGCCAATGCATCGAGCAGCTACTCGGGAACAGACGCACATCCGTCAAACTCCTCAAATAGCATCGCGAGTGGCATACATCGGTCAAAATCACCCATCACTCATGCCTAACCAATGCGTACCACGTTGTTTTTACCGACTCAGGCGTATCGATTTCGTTTGAAATCCACAAAGTTGCTTCGAGATAGCCGGGCTATGGCAAAATCGGGCACTTTCTACTCTGCTCGTATTTGCTCGGGCAGCCAATCCGGCTTATCCGGCATCGCACGGGACACATAGCTACAACGATCTGCGGTGCAACAGCGGACGCGCCCGTCAGGCGACGCAGCCGCCACCTTGACGGAACGTGCCCAACCGGTCGTATCAGGCTGTGGATTGCTTCACGCCGTGGTATTTCGATGCGGTGTTCGCACAGGGTATATCGCCACGCGTGCCGCCCGGCGGCCACGCGC
This region of Mycetohabitans endofungorum genomic DNA includes:
- the mnmC gene encoding bifunctional tRNA (5-methylaminomethyl-2-thiouridine)(34)-methyltransferase MnmD/FAD-dependent 5-carboxymethylaminomethyl-2-thiouridine(34) oxidoreductase MnmC, whose translation is MTGPLIAAQLALREDGTPYSPLFNDVYHSAMGGIGQALHVFVTGNRLPANWQHKAVFSIVETGFGLGLNFLVTWSQWRGDPSRCDRLHFVSVEKHPFSRDDLDTLLTRLLDSHAELAGLARELVSAWPMLTPGLHRLVFDNGRVTLTLALGDAAQMLPKLAVRADAFYLDGFSPAKNDALWSPAIFKALARMAEVGATFATYTSAGKVKAALTGAGFVHRKAQGYGAKRDMLVGEFAPAYRVRRHEPPPRAAWTHRHAIVVGAGLAGCAVAERLAARGWAITLLEQREAPASEASGNPAGVFHPMIARTVTPATRLSSAGFLYALRAWQTLADAGHTLHWHAGGLLQLAQDDVEAAALRNALAAARLPTGFAVAVDRDAASAYAGVTLERGGVWFPYGGWIAPPSLCCAQLAAARTALAANGQSPAWRTLFGVRVEQLVHDVEGWHALDAAGRRIATAPVAVIANAHDAVRLCHLAHAPVRSARGQLTILPHAAPTSLRVPVMGDGYALALDNGRLMTGASYDMDDTGLDERRASHDENLARLRALIPGIAPSIDWAKVQGRVGLRCVVSDRLPMVGPLADEANPMAAGASQSGARLPDLQRRSGLYGAFAYGSRGLVWSAIGGELLASQINGEPWPLERDLADALDPARYLLRALRAAAQR